From a region of the Falco peregrinus isolate bFalPer1 chromosome 5, bFalPer1.pri, whole genome shotgun sequence genome:
- the ONECUT3 gene encoding one cut domain family member 3, with the protein MELAMENLGSLHGVPHSQPAELLSPAHGRQGSHRNLVPHGRPAMVSGMASILEGGDYRAEHSLAAPLHPAMSMSCESPSGMSLSSTYTTLTPLQHLPPISTVSEKFHHPHHHHHHHHPHQRLAGNVSGSFTLMRDERSLASMGNLYSHYPKDMPAMGQPLSPLPNGLGSLHNAQQPLAPYGPGGHLPNEKMLSPNGFDSHAAMLSRGEEHLARGLAAPSSAMMPPLNGMHPHGHPHAQPGGSLLGERERQASATGSQPGGSGQVEEINTKEVAQRITAELKRYSIPQAIFAQRILCRSQGTLSDLLRNPKPWSKLKSGRETFRRMWKWLQEPEFQRMSALRLAACKRKEQEQQKDRSLQPKKQRLVFTDLQRRTLIAIFKENKRPSKEMQMTISQQLGLELNTVSNFFMNARRRCMNRWQEEPGTNPGVPSSSTSTFSKA; encoded by the exons ATGGAGCTGGCGATGGAGAacctgggcagcctgcacgGCGTCCCGCACTCGCAGCCCGCCGAGCTGCTGAGCCCGGCGCACGGGCGGCAGGGCTCGCACCGCAACCTGGTGCCGCACGGCCGGCCCGCCATGGTCTCGGGCATGGCCTCCATCCTGGAGGGGGGCGACTACCGCGCCGAGCACAGCCTGGCCGCCCCGCTGCACCCCGCCATGAGCATGTCCTGCGAGTCACCCTCCGGCATGAGCCTGAGCAGCACCTACACCACGCTGACccccctgcagcacctgccGCCCATCTCCACCGTCTCGGAGAAGTTCCACCACccgcaccaccaccaccaccaccaccacccgcACCAGCGCCTGGCCGGCAACGTGAGCGGCAGCTTCACCCTCATGCGCGACGAGCGGAGCCTGGCCTCCATGGGCAACCTCTACAGCCACTACCCCAAGGACATGCcggccatggggcagcccctcTCGCCGCTGCCCAACGGGCTGGGCAGCCTGCACAACGCCCAGCAGCCGCTGGCCCCCTACGGCCCCGGCGGCCACTTGCCCAACGAGAAGATGCTCTCGCCCAACGGCTTCGACTCGCACGCCGCGATGCTGTCCCGGGGCGAGGAGCACCTGGCGCGGGGGCTGGCGGCCCCCAGCTCGGCCATGATGCCTCCGCTCAACGGGATGCACCCGCACGGCCACCCGCACGCCCAGCCCGGCGGGTCCCTCCTGGGCGAGCGGGAGCGCCAGGCCTCGGCCACCGGCTCCCAGCCCGGCGGCTCCGGGCAGGTGGAGGAGATCAACACCAAGGAGGTGGCCCAGCGGATCACAGCCGAGCTGAAGCGCTACAGCATCCCGCAGGCGATCTTCGCGCAGAGGATCTTGTGCCGCTCCCAGGGGACCCTCTCGGACCTGCTGCGGAACCCCAAGCCCTGGAGTAAGCTCAAGTCGGGCCGGGAGACTTTCCGGAGGATGTGGAAATGGTTGCAGGAGCCGGAGTTCCAGAGGATGTCGGCGCTCAGGCTGGCAG CTTGCAAACGCaaagagcaagagcagcagaaagacaggaGCCTGCAGCCCAAGAAGCAGCGGCTGGTCTTCACGGACCTCCAGCGCCGCACCCTGATCGCCATCTTCAAGGAGAACAAGCGCCCATCCAAGGAGATGCAGATGACCATCTCACAGCAGCTGGGCTTAGAGCTCAACACCGTCAGCAACTTCTTCATGAATGCCCGCCGACGATGTATGAACCGCTGGCAGGAGGAGCCAGGCACCAACCCCGGAGTCCCCTCTTCTTCTACAAGCACTTTCTCCAAAGCATGa